The DNA window CATTAGATATATTTTCAAACATATTACGATGTAACGATATTTTGGGGAAAATAACAAAGATAAGCCACCTCAGAAGAAGAATTTCCCATTGATTGTTTCATCGATCTTGCAACCTGAAATTTAATGACTAAAATAAACAATTTGATCATAGCTGAGGCAGGTAAATACTAAGAAACATTTTAAGCACACTTACAGCCTCAGGCAATGAAGACTTTCTGATCTCCTCCTCAGCAGAAGATTTAGGAGAATTCCCCTCTTCGTCTCCTTCAGGTACTGGGGAGGGAGGATTAGCAGGGATATAAACAACCCTCAATTTAAACTCATGAAcaaccttcccatcctccctgTTGAACTGATAAAAAATTGACAGGAGTAAAAATCATCGAACTGTTGTTTTAATTAACATCAGTTATATAACCCAACTCAACCCACCATTTCTTGAGTGACATCCTTGCTCGTTGAACCATTAGGAGCAACAGCACTTTGCACCAGAAACTTATCCCGACATTGCATGTCTGGGGGCGACTCTTTTGCGCTTGCATAGTAACTAACAGACAAAAGAAACAagaacaaatatttttttaaaaaaaaacaagacaTACAAAATTCAAAAGGAAAAAAACGTAACCAGCAATATCTTCAGAAAGATCCGAGGGTTTTCACCTGTGACATTGCACACAGAGTTGGGCAAAACTATACCAGCATTCGGGCGAACCGAGTATTTCTTGGGATTGGTCGTTTTGACCTTTTAATTGAAAAAACACAGTTATCGATCGCAAAGTAACATATGCCAAATATCTTATAAAAGGATAAAACAGGTCTTGCCGTTCTGAAACTACAATGAGAATTACCTTAAATGCAATAAACTGATCGGTCTTATTGGCCAACTGCAAAGAACATGAGCTCTGCTTCCTCAATTCAACTTTATTCACAAGCCCACATCAAAACAATCAAAACACACGAAATATCATCttcaaaattaataaattaaattagaaataaaaaaagaaacttTTTATATCCATTCCAATAAAATTGGGTAATGATTCCATATAATTGTAAACGAATAACACCAAGAGCATTAAAACGCATCTCTGAAAGCCGACAAAAATTTCACATAAAGCGAGCATCATTCCAATTCATGGTTCATGGGTTTGattaaaaaacaaacaaaaaaaatccCGTAACTTACTTACATGGGAACTTCAATTCTGAAGGTTGAATATTGATAAAATCCCCCATACTCATGTTTCTAAATCTTTGATTGTATCAAGCAAATCAGATATATATTGAACAAAAAATTTCACAAATTGATGGAATGAAATGGGAAAACAATCAAAATGAACACTGAGAAAATCATCTCTGTCAGGTTTTGTTTGGACCACGAAGAAAGGAAGGCTACGAGTTTTTCTAATCAGTACATATGGATTATATCACCCAATCCTCAACCCTTTTTTCAAAAACAATACTACAAATGTTATTTTCtaaagaatttgattaaatcgTTATTTTTCCTCAATAAGCAACGACATTATCACAAAAACTCCTACTCAAAGAtaaattatttcaatttttgataaatatattttttttaaagaagatAAAAAATCAGTCTTTGTAATAATTCGAAAAAGAACAATTGGTTTCCAGTGGGCTGTATGTATCCATGGAGCCCAAATATAGTTTCTGGTGGGCCTTATTCGATTGTAAACaggttttctttaaaaaaatcgaaattttaatGGTCACattattaataatatagtaaGATATTTATAAAACAAGATAATaatttgggatattttaagaagGTCATTTAAATTGCCTAActttcaattttttaatattgtTTTTAAATTATAGATAAACCTTTAATTTGATCTtacgaaattaaaaaaaaactacagTTTTATATATCAATTTTGTTAAACGAATCTtctattcatgaaaaaaaattatgacttatatgtcaaattttatttttcaatgtatgtatgtatgaatCGATTTGACCCACCTCGTCTATATTACAAGAGACttactttataaaattatatttaaaaccgAGAATTCTGATctgaaattttataattaagttTAAGGTTGTCGTTGAATCAATATCATATCGAAATTGATtaaacttgaaaaaaaaaaaacaaactaaaactaaaatttgataacataaaaaatcacaaaattataaaaaaaatatagtggCTCAAATATCTCTGTCTGTTCTCCATTTGTTACAATTTGCACGGAAAAGTTTGAACAAGGCAACCACACTTGTcaactaaaaaaaattcaaaggaaGTATTCCAAAAGAAATGGAACAATGAATAATATAAACAAATACACTAATTGCGGTAGCTACCGGTTGCAACCAAGTATTAATACATGCACATTtatgttataaataaataaatactttGAGAGataatattcaataaaaattcattataattttttttgacaaTTCTGATTGACTCGAAGATGCCTGCTTCTTTCCAAGTCGTGCTATTCATACTTCATTGACTTATTCGCATAATCAtttgtttaaataataaattcatttttattagtatttgAATAACTATAGTTTATAAACAAATtacaaaataattatatattcttattaatatattaattgATTGTAAAATAAGTCAGCATGATGGAAGTtcttatttaaatgattttttcctaattaaattaatgaaaacaaacaaatacaaaaaaaaaaaaacaaacaaacaaaatgtGTTGCACTAGGGCAGTGGTGCAACATCGTACAAGGTAGCATAAAATTTGAATAACATgctgaaatattttattaattttatagaagtagttttaaaaaataaataacttaGGAAGAACTTAAAATAGCACAACAATacaataattttgaaattttcgtATTCTAATCTCAAATAACTCTTGAGACTCCAGCCACCCAATTTTGAATAATAAATATCTCATCCACTAATCACAAGCTAACACCTCTCATTCCTGATAAATTCCAAACCAGCAATCAAAACTAACCAAAAACTGCACACCAAAACTTTTACTCGACTTTTCAAACTCAATCTCTCTATATTATAGGAAACTGCATTTTTTGTCCCATAAGTTTACTTTTTTTTAGATTCTAATCGTagtcaaatttcagttttaatatGTTATTAGTCGTTCTTCTAATGTGATGTTGATGTGACAGCACGTGtcacaaatataataataagttaCGTGaactatttaaataaaaaaaatttaaaattaaattatatattattgaaACTAAAATTCCACAACTAAAATATCAAAATCTTAAAAAGTTTTGCCTGTATTATATATACTACACCATGCTCTTCTCGGATTCTATGTACTTTTGCAATTATCTTCATCTTCAGCATACGAAAGAAGTAAATTATATGAAGTACTCGAATGATTTATTATTAGTGTGGAATAATGTCTTCTAACATACCTCTCTCTCTTTCTGAGGTCTGCCTCACTCTTTTCCGTTTAGCCATGTCGGAAGATGATCCGTGGCCTTTCTCCTAGTATTCGTAGCCCATCTGTGAATATATAGATTCATTTTcacacttgttatatatatctAGCTAAGGTTATAGGAAAATTTTCATTTCCAGGGAAAGAAACTATCATGAGCTGCAGGAGACATGGTTTCTTGATCAAACACCATCTAACGACGCTTTTCCGGCGGTTCTTCCGGAGAAATCGCTCATCGGAT is part of the Primulina eburnea isolate SZY01 chromosome 1, ASM2296580v1, whole genome shotgun sequence genome and encodes:
- the LOC140838668 gene encoding LOW QUALITY PROTEIN: vesicle-associated protein 1-3-like (The sequence of the model RefSeq protein was modified relative to this genomic sequence to represent the inferred CDS: inserted 1 base in 1 codon), translating into MSMGDFINIQPSELKFPFELRKQSSCSLQLANKTDQFIAFKVKTTNPKKYSVRPNAGIVLPNSVCNVTVTMQAQKSRPXDMQCRDKFLVQSAVAPNGSTSKDVTQEMFNREDGKVVHEFKLRVVYIPANPPSPVPEGDEEGNSPKSSAEEEIRKSSLPEAVARSMKQSMGNSSSEEWSAVSKLNEEKALAIQQNKKLQEELDLLRKQTRHGQGARVSTIVVLFCLLLGILLGYFMKK